One Parashewanella spongiae genomic window, CCTGAGCGTAATATTAACGCTTAGAGAATTGTCTCTTACGACGAGCTTTACGGAAGCCGACTTTCTTACGTTCAACTTCACGAGCATCACGGGTAACGAAACCAGCAGCACGTAGAGATGGACGAAGCGTTTCGTCAAGTTGCATAAGAGCACGTGTAATACCGTGACGGATCGCACCAGCTTGACCAGTAGTACCACCACCTTTAACAGTGATGTTTAGGTCTAGTTTTTCTAGCATCTCAACCAATTCAAGTGGTTGACGTACTACCATGCGAGCAGTTTCACGTCCAAAATATACGTCTAAAGAACGTTTATTTACAGTGATGTTTCCACTACCTACTTTTGCGAATACGCGAGCGGTAGAAGTTTTGCGACGGCCAGTGCCGTAATACTGAGTTGCAGCCATTAGCTTAATCCCGTTTAGATATCAAGAACTTGAGGTTGTTGTGCAGTGTGGTTATGTTCTGCGCCAGCGTAAACTTTAAGTTTACGGAACATAGCGCGACCCAATGGGCCTTTTGGTAACATACCCTTAACTGCTTTCTCGATAATCATTTCTGGCTTATGAGCTTGCAGCTTCTCGAAGCTGATTTGCTTAATGCCACCAGGGAAGCCTGAGTGCGAGTAGTATGTTTTGCCTTTCGCTTTATTACCAGTAACAGTAACTTTATCAGCGTTAACAACGATGATGTAATCACCAGTATCAACGTGAGGAGTATATTCTGGCTTGTGTTTACCACGTAAACGAGTAGCAATTTCAGTCGCAATACGACCTAAAGTTTTGCCGTCTGCGTCAACGACAAACCAGTCACGTGTTACAGTTTCTGGTGTAGCAGTAAAAGTCTTCATTTTACAAAAACCCAAAGTTATGTGTTGTTTCACACGTTATTGCCTATGCAAATAACGTAAAAAGTGCCTTCATTTTTGCCCCTTCGAGCAAACGAAATGGCTGAATAATCCGCTAGTTAAAACGGTTTAACGTGGGCAGGCGACGGATTATATAGAAATATCGGCTAAAAATCATCTATTTTTTATTTAATGCCATGATTCTTTTTTATGGTAAATGCTCTAACGCTAAATAGTCATGGGATTGCATTTCTATTAGTCTGGATCGACATCGTCGAAACTCAAAGTTAAGCCTTCCATCTGTGTAAATGTTTTCCAACGCCACTTCAGCTGAAATGATGAGTTTCACGTGTCGTTCGTAAAACTCATCCACCAAAGCTAGAAACCGCCTTGCTATGTCGTCACCGGTAAGCTGTTCGCCCATTTGTTTGACGCCACTTATCATCACTGTATGGTGTAAGCGCGCTAGTTCCATATAGTCACGTTGACTGCGAGGCCCATCACACAGTGCAATAAAATCGACCAACAACACACCTTGGGCTTGTTGCCTGATTGCAATTGGGCGATCTTCAATGTCAATGCTTCCCGTTGTCACTTCAGACTCCGGCGCTAACTTTGAAAAATAATCCGCTAAGTTTTGTTCTGCTTTGTCATCTAGTGGGTAGTGATAAATTTCAGCTTGCTCTAGGGTGCGAAGTCGATAATCTACGCCTGAATCCACATTCAACACTTGGCAATTATTTTTTATCTCATCAATAGCAGGCAGAAAACGGGCGCGTTGGAGCCCGTTTTTGTATAACTCATCAGGAATAATATTTGAAGTCGCGACTAATACCACCCCTTCATCGAATAAGGCTTGAAATAAAGTCCCTAGTAACATGGCGTCGGTAATGTCTGAAACGAAAAACTCATCAAAGCAAATAACACGATATTGCTTCGCCATTTTGCTCGCCATCGTAAGAAGTGGATTTTGTGTGCCCTTAAGCAAGCTTAATTCATGATGGACTTGATGCATAAAGCGGTGAAAATGCGCTCTTAACTTATTGTCAAAAGGCAGTGCGTCATAGAAAGTATCCATTAAATAGGTCTTCCCTCGACCAACCCCTCCCCACAGGTATAGCCCTTGCACTGAGTCTTTGCTTGAATGTCCAAACCAACTCAAGGCCTTTCTCCATACGGAGTCGCTTTGAGATTCATTCAATAAATCATCGTAAACGCGTTGTAAAGAAATAACAGCTTGCTCTTGTGCTGGATCATGTGAAAAGTCATCGCGAAATAAGTCTTGTTGATAATGTTGCCATGGGGTTAGATTCGACACTGAACTGCTGCTCACTTTCTATTTGTTGTTAATCCTTCTGAGAATTTTAGCATGCCAATCAATAGCCTGATAGACGTAATTGTTTTCCCTCTGATGCACTCAATCATTTGAGTTTGTGACAGCTAATGGTTTGATAAAATCAAAATTATTTTAATTATCGTCAGCTTACGTCCAAGTTTAATCGTGATAATAGTGATACGTACTCTTTAATTGACTATATGAGTGAGCACATTATGGCTGTAGCATTAAATCCTCAACAATCGACGTCTTCATTACAAGAAGCACAGTATACACAGCAAACTGTCAACACCTTAGCACAAGACGAGAGCAGCAAAAGCTATGCTGTTGATTGTCCGTATGGGGTTCAAGCTACCGTTGTGGCTGCGGCACTGAGGATTATTGACTTCCATAGCAGTTTTTCAAGTCAGCTCATACCTTCGAACTGCTTTTTTCTCGATGTGACCAGTGAATGTTCAGCAGAAGATAATTTTTCCGTACAATGCGCACTCACTCTTACTTGCCAAGAATCAAGCAAATGCTCACAATATGACACCGCCGTAGTTAATTTTTTTAAGCTACCAACTCCGAATCAAGTTCCAGCAGCAAAGTCCACCAATAAGCTGAGCACCTCCGCTCACACTAAAGTTGAATCTGCAAAAGAAGCTCAAACTCAACTTATTGCGCCGCCATTTCATGCCTTTTACAGCAAAACGACAAAGGGTAAACAGCATTTAGAGCATATGTCAGCAAAATTAAAAACCTTAACGGATCATCCTTTTCTCATTCACCCAGCCATTCACCATTTGAGAGCCATCGGCAACCCCGCACCATCAGTGTTATTGAACACGCCTCCACAGTTTCAGTTTTTATCACTGTTAGTGTTACAAAACTATAATATGTCCAACTTAACAGAAACTGCAAAACATTATGTTGAAGGAAATATGTCCGACTTCTCCGAAATCCGTCCAAATCAGTTGTCAGACGACGAAATGCTTATGGTTATTGAAAAATTAATCGAAGGCTTCCTTGAATTAAAACGAAGAGGCTTTTCTTGTCACAATATCACTTTCCATGATTTATCCTTCGACTTACATAGCATGCAGCCATACATCAATAATATGGAATGTGTCTGTCCGGCATCTGATACAAATCCTGACGTTCCTTCTCCATTAGGTGCGCATCCTCACGAGATGACTTCGTCAACAGAAACCCTCTGCCCGAGTCAATCAAAAGCCCTAGAGACTCAAGAGCAACAATCTGTAAGACAATTAGGTGAGATATTTTTATTACTTACAGGGCACGTCCCCAAGTACATTGGTGAAATCATTGATGGACAAACAGGTCTAAAGCCAACTAAAGAGTATAATTGGCACAAAATGAAAGCCGATGCCGTTCAAGCCCAAGCTGAATTCTCAGTAACAAGCAATAAGGGTAATAAGCTAAAAAAGGTATTTTCATCCACAACGGGGAAAATCCAACAGAAAAACTACAGCAGTAAACAACCATTCAAGGTTAATCTATTTAAGTTTTTAGAGTTATTACTGAGAGGCACGCCAGAAAAACGTCCAGGGTTTGGTGACCTGCTTGACCATATCACATCATTAAAAGAAAAACGTACAGCATATAAAACAGGCAAAAAATAACTGAATCATACAGATAGAAGACTTGATATTTTAGCCATTCGCACCTATCTATAGTAAATGTGGATTAGGTGCTGAAAAAGCATCCAACCAATTAATGTTTAAAATGAATATTGAACTTTCCCCTGCCAACTGAGGTCGGAAAAGAACACTCTTATTCAATAAATACAAATGTTTCACCGCTTTTATCTTTTGCCAAGACATCTCGCAAAAGTGTTGTGAACAATGGATGAGTTACCCATGCTTAAGCAATTTAGGTTACTCAAATATCAATATTATTGACGTTTTTGGAGCAATAACTACATGAAGATTAAACTCTCTGCCCTGTCTGCTGCCGTTTTAGGTGCAGCGTTAACCTTAGCCCCTGTAGTGTCTCATGCGGCAATGCCTGTAGCGATTGATGGCCAGCAAATGCCTAGCCTTGCGCCTATGCTTGAACAAATCACCCCGGCTGTTGTTTCCGTTAACGTATCTGGTGTACAAGTATCAAAGCGTCAATTGCCTGATGCATTTCGTTATTTCTTTGGACCTAATGCCCCGAAAGAACAAGTCCAAGAACGCCCATTCCGTGGACTAGGCTCAGGCGTTATTATTGACGCCAAAAAAGGCTATATCGTAACCAACCATCACGTTATTAATAATGCCGATGATATTACTATAGGCTTAACCGATGGTAGAGAAGTTCCAGCAAAACTTATTGGCAGCGACTCTGAAGCGGATATTGCATTATTGCAGATTAAAGCCGATAACCTTTCTGAAATTAAGTCGTCAGATTCAGATGACTTACGAGTCGGTGATTTTTCAGTGGCTATTGGTAATCCATTTGGATTAGGTCAAACCGTCACGTCAGGTATCGTTAGCGCATTAGGCCGAAGTGGTCTTGGTATCGAGATGTTAGAGAACTTTATTCAGACCGATGCTGCAATCAATAGCGGTAACTCTGGTGGCGCATTAGTGAACTTACGCGGTGAATTAATTGGGATTAATACCGCAATTGTTGCACCAAGCGGCGGCAACGTTGGTATCGGCTTTGCTATTCCAGCGAACATGGTACATAACCTAGTCGACCAGATTATTGAACACGGTGAAGTCCGCCGTGGTATTTTGGGTGTAATGGGTCGTAACTTGGATGCCGATCTAGCCAAAGGTTTTGGTTTAGATACTAGGCACGGTACCTTTGTCAATGAAGTGCAACCTGATAGTGCGGCTGACAAAGCGGGTATCAAAGCGGGTGATATCATCGTCAGTGTAAACGAACGCAAGATCAAGTCATTTGAAGAGCTCAGAGCCAAAGTTGCCAGTTTAGGTGCTGGAGCGAAAGTAACACTTGGTTTGATCCATGACGGTGATGAAAAAACCGTTGACGTCATTTTAGGCGAAGCGAAACAAGTCGCAGAAAAGAGCGCAGGAGCTTTACACCCTATGCTTGACGGTGCAGCCTTAAAAGATGGTAATCAGGGTGTTGAAATCACCGATATTGCAACAGGATCGCCCGCGGCTGCCAGCCAACTCCAGAAAGGCGACATCATCATTGGCGTGAATCGCGATCGTATTCGTACATTAAAGTCACTACGTAAGATCCTGAAAAACAAAGAAGGCGCCGTTGCACTTAAAATTCTTCGAGGTAAAACTCATTTATTTTTAGTATTACGTTAATTAGTCGCTGATCAATAAAAGGAGGCTTATGCCTCCTTTTTTATTTTCAAGATACAAATCAAGGTACTCCAATACTAACAATTAAAAAAGACTCATTTTGAATCAAACATTTTGTCTGATAGTATTCTCGATTTATAGACTAACTTTTTGAGCCGTAATGCTGGTAAAAGACACCTTGCTGTATATATGTAAAGCCGTTATTTTTGGCCTTATTATGGCTGCGGCCATTCTTATTTTTAGCCCATCTTCTGGTAAGTTTTTTTCCTTCAGTCATTTGTTTAGCCAAAGCAACAATTCTAATCAACTGTCATTTTCTAGAGCCGTCAGAGAGGCTGCCCCTTCTGTTGTTAACATTTACAGCATTAATATTGTTACGGCTCGACAATTAGATTCGAGTTCACTGCAAAATAGAAGCGAGCTTCAAGGCCTTGGCTCTGGTGTGATCATGAGCCACCAAGGTTACATATTAACCAACTATCATGTTGTAAATAAAGCCGATGAAATTGTGATCATCTTGCAAGACGGTCGTCGTTTTGAAGCCGAGGTGATCGGTATGGATCCCGCCACCGATTTAGCGGTCATTAAAATTAACGGTGAAAACCTCCCTATTGTACCGCTTGACCTCGATGTATTACCGAATGTTGGTGATGTCGTATTAGCCATTGGTAACCCTTACAACGTAGGTCAAACCATCACTCAGGGGATAATTAGCGCAACAGGTCGCAACAGTTTAAGCTCAGGCTACCAAGAGTTTCTCCAAACGGACGCCGCCATCAACGAAGGCAACTCCGGTGGTGCGCTTATAAACACCAATGGTGTACTGATTGGCATTAACACCGCAGCGTTTCAGGTGGGTGGAGAAAGCGGTAAAGGGATTAATTTTGCAATACCGACTAAGCTTGCTTACCACATTATGGAAAAACTGATTGAGTCAGGTCGGGTAATCCGTGGTGCGATCGGTTTCAATGGTCAAGCCTTAAGTCTAACCCCCAAATACGCTCAAGTGCTTGGGTTAAAGAACCTCGAAGGTGTTGTTGCCACTGACATCGAGCCAAACAGTCCAGCTTTCCATGCACAATTACGTAAAGGTGATGTGGTCATAAAATATCGAGAAGAAGTGGTTCCAGCAGGCCCTGCTGGCGTATGGATGCTTCGTGATCGTATTGCTGAAACAAAACCCGGTACTCAGGTTGTACTCAGTATTATACGCCGTGGTTTAGCAATGGATTTAACGGTTACCGTTGCCGAAAAGTCTACGGTCAATATTCCACAGCAGTAAATATTTATACCAATGACCCATAAAAAAGCCCTCATAGCGAGGGCTTTATATTTAAGAATCAATTACTTCTTTTTCTTTGCCTTTGGATTTGGCAGATCAGTAATAGAACCTTCGTAGATTTCAGCCGCTAGACCAACAGACTCATGCAATGTTGGGTGTGCATGGATAGTTAGAGCGATGTCTTCTGCATCACAACCCATTTCAATTGCTAGGCCGATTTCACCAAGTAATTCGCCACCATTAACGCCTACAATAGCACCACCAATCACACGGTGAGTGTCTTTATCGAAGATAAGCTTAGTCATACCATCTGCACAATCAGATGCGATGGCACGGCCACTTGCTGCCCATGGGAAAGTCGCAGATTCAAAGTTAATACCTTGCTCTTTAGCTTCTTTCTCAGTAAGACCAACCCACGCTACTTCAGGAGCTGTATATGCAATAGAAGGGATAACCTTTGGATCGAAGAAGTGCTTCAAGCCAGAAATGACTTCTGCCGCTACGTGACCTTCATGCACACCTTTGTGCGCCAACATTGGTTGACCAACGATGTCACCGATAGCATGAATGTGCGATACGTTTGTGCGCATTTGCTTATCAACGTTAATAAAGCCACGCTCATCAACATTAACACCGGCTTTTTCGGCATCGAGTAGCTTGCCATTTGGCGTACGACCAATAGCAACCAAAACAGCATCATAACGTACAGGCTCACTAGGCGCTTTTTTGCCTTCCATTGATACGTAAATACCGTCTTTTTTCGCTTCAACCGCAGTCACTTTGGTTTGCATCATCAAGTTAAACTTCTTCTTGATTTGCTTAGTGAACACGCGAGCGACGTCTTTATCAGCCGCAGGGATCACTTGATCGAGCATTTCAACCACATCAATTTCACTGCCTAATGCTTCATACACAGTACCCATTTCTAAGCCAATGATACCGCCGCCCATAACAAGTAGCTTGCCAGGCACTTCTTTCAATTCTAGTGCGTCAGTTGAATCCCAGATACGTGGGTCTTCATGTGGAATGAATGGTAGTTGGATTGGCTTAGAACCCGCCGCGATGATAGCGTTGTCGAAGTTAACAACTGTCTTACCGTCTTCGCCTTCTACTTCAATCGTATTAGGGCCTGTGAATTTACCGTAGCCGTTAACTACGTTCACTTTACGCATTTTAGACATTCCGCCTAAGCCGCCAGTCAATTGGCCAATCACTTTTTCTTTGTAGCTGCGAAGCTTGTCTAGGTCGATTTGTGGCTCACCGAAAACTACACCATGATGGCTCACTTCTTTCGCTTCTTCAATGACTTTAGCAACATGAAGTAGTGCTTTAGAAGGGATACAACCTACGTTTAGACAAACACCACCTAAGGTGCTAAAACGTTCGATGATAATAGTTTCTAGACCTAAGTCAGCGGCGCGGAATGCAGCAGAATAACCAGCAGGGCCTGCACCTAATACGACGACCTGAGTTTTGATTTCTTTACTCATGTTTTCCTCTAATTTCATTCATTCCGTTGGAGGGCGCACCTGCCAACTGAACATGTTCAGCTTTGTAAGGTGAGCGCATTTTACATTGGCTTTATTGCCAAGCACAACAAAAAGGCTGCCTTTACAGCAGCCTCTTTAATCGGTATTACAAAATCATAGTACGAATGTCGGACAAGATACCAGATAAGGTCACACTAAAGCGTGCTGCCATGGCTCCGTCAATCACTCGGTGATCATAAGAAAGTGATAACGGCAACATAAGCTTAGGCTCAAAGTCTTTACCATTCCACTTAGGCTTAATTTCAGACTTAGACACTCCTAAAATAGCCACATCAGGATAATTTACAATAGGCGTAAAGGCTGTACCACCAATACCACCCAAGCTTGAAATCGTGAAACAACTGCCTTGCATATCCGCTGATTTCAACTTGCCTTCACGAGCCTTAACAGAGATTTCCATTAATTCTCGTGACAGCTCATGAATGCCTTTTTGGTCAACATCACGTACCACTGGCACGACTAAACCATTAGGCGTATCAACCGCAACTCCAACATGGTAATATTTCTTCATTACCAGTGATTCACCATCAGCACTTAAGCTTGAGTTAAAGACAGGGAATTGTTGTAGTGCTTTAGCCACGGCCTTGATCATAAACACAAGCGGAGTAATTTTGAGATTCTGCTTCTGTTTGGCTAACAATTCATTTTGTTGCTTGCGGAACGCTTCCATTTCTGTGATGTCAGCTTC contains:
- the rpsI gene encoding 30S ribosomal protein S9, with protein sequence MAATQYYGTGRRKTSTARVFAKVGSGNITVNKRSLDVYFGRETARMVVRQPLELVEMLEKLDLNITVKGGGTTGQAGAIRHGITRALMQLDETLRPSLRAAGFVTRDAREVERKKVGFRKARRKRQFSKR
- the rplM gene encoding 50S ribosomal protein L13, with the protein product MKTFTATPETVTRDWFVVDADGKTLGRIATEIATRLRGKHKPEYTPHVDTGDYIIVVNADKVTVTGNKAKGKTYYSHSGFPGGIKQISFEKLQAHKPEMIIEKAVKGMLPKGPLGRAMFRKLKVYAGAEHNHTAQQPQVLDI
- the zapE gene encoding cell division protein ZapE: MSNLTPWQHYQQDLFRDDFSHDPAQEQAVISLQRVYDDLLNESQSDSVWRKALSWFGHSSKDSVQGLYLWGGVGRGKTYLMDTFYDALPFDNKLRAHFHRFMHQVHHELSLLKGTQNPLLTMASKMAKQYRVICFDEFFVSDITDAMLLGTLFQALFDEGVVLVATSNIIPDELYKNGLQRARFLPAIDEIKNNCQVLNVDSGVDYRLRTLEQAEIYHYPLDDKAEQNLADYFSKLAPESEVTTGSIDIEDRPIAIRQQAQGVLLVDFIALCDGPRSQRDYMELARLHHTVMISGVKQMGEQLTGDDIARRFLALVDEFYERHVKLIISAEVALENIYTDGRLNFEFRRCRSRLIEMQSHDYLALEHLP
- a CDS encoding DegQ family serine endoprotease, encoding MKIKLSALSAAVLGAALTLAPVVSHAAMPVAIDGQQMPSLAPMLEQITPAVVSVNVSGVQVSKRQLPDAFRYFFGPNAPKEQVQERPFRGLGSGVIIDAKKGYIVTNHHVINNADDITIGLTDGREVPAKLIGSDSEADIALLQIKADNLSEIKSSDSDDLRVGDFSVAIGNPFGLGQTVTSGIVSALGRSGLGIEMLENFIQTDAAINSGNSGGALVNLRGELIGINTAIVAPSGGNVGIGFAIPANMVHNLVDQIIEHGEVRRGILGVMGRNLDADLAKGFGLDTRHGTFVNEVQPDSAADKAGIKAGDIIVSVNERKIKSFEELRAKVASLGAGAKVTLGLIHDGDEKTVDVILGEAKQVAEKSAGALHPMLDGAALKDGNQGVEITDIATGSPAAASQLQKGDIIIGVNRDRIRTLKSLRKILKNKEGAVALKILRGKTHLFLVLR
- the degS gene encoding outer membrane-stress sensor serine endopeptidase DegS, which gives rise to MLVKDTLLYICKAVIFGLIMAAAILIFSPSSGKFFSFSHLFSQSNNSNQLSFSRAVREAAPSVVNIYSINIVTARQLDSSSLQNRSELQGLGSGVIMSHQGYILTNYHVVNKADEIVIILQDGRRFEAEVIGMDPATDLAVIKINGENLPIVPLDLDVLPNVGDVVLAIGNPYNVGQTITQGIISATGRNSLSSGYQEFLQTDAAINEGNSGGALINTNGVLIGINTAAFQVGGESGKGINFAIPTKLAYHIMEKLIESGRVIRGAIGFNGQALSLTPKYAQVLGLKNLEGVVATDIEPNSPAFHAQLRKGDVVIKYREEVVPAGPAGVWMLRDRIAETKPGTQVVLSIIRRGLAMDLTVTVAEKSTVNIPQQ
- the lpdA gene encoding dihydrolipoyl dehydrogenase translates to MSKEIKTQVVVLGAGPAGYSAAFRAADLGLETIIIERFSTLGGVCLNVGCIPSKALLHVAKVIEEAKEVSHHGVVFGEPQIDLDKLRSYKEKVIGQLTGGLGGMSKMRKVNVVNGYGKFTGPNTIEVEGEDGKTVVNFDNAIIAAGSKPIQLPFIPHEDPRIWDSTDALELKEVPGKLLVMGGGIIGLEMGTVYEALGSEIDVVEMLDQVIPAADKDVARVFTKQIKKKFNLMMQTKVTAVEAKKDGIYVSMEGKKAPSEPVRYDAVLVAIGRTPNGKLLDAEKAGVNVDERGFINVDKQMRTNVSHIHAIGDIVGQPMLAHKGVHEGHVAAEVISGLKHFFDPKVIPSIAYTAPEVAWVGLTEKEAKEQGINFESATFPWAASGRAIASDCADGMTKLIFDKDTHRVIGGAIVGVNGGELLGEIGLAIEMGCDAEDIALTIHAHPTLHESVGLAAEIYEGSITDLPNPKAKKKK